The segment TCTGAGCTACTAAAGGATCCACCACCAGATGCATCACCTATTGACTGGCATGATTCCAAGAAAGTATTCCCACAGAAAGCAAAATCAGCATTACTCGAATAGCAAGACTCAGTCTTTATTGTTGCACTTGTCTCATTGTCTACACCATACAGCACAGTAGTTGCGTTCTGGTCTGACTGTAGACTAGTTGAAGCATCTATTCCATTATGAAGGCCATGCAAGTCTTTACTAGCATTAAGCAATTGATTGCCAGATGGTGTGCCATTTATTATACCACTTGAACTTCCATTGTGCATTATACCATCTGGCATTGCAGATCCAGGAGCAGTCTCTGGCAAAAAGCATGGATTTTGCTTCACTGAAACAAGTGAAGAAAGCAGCCATGTCAAAATGacagacttttttttttttgggaatcAAAATGACAGACTAGGAAGCTAGCAAAAAGGTCAACTTATTGGCAAGTTAAAGAAGAGTGGAAACTTGAAAGTGGCAATAAGATCTCATGAACAAAAACAAAACTTCAAACGAATCAATGGCAGACTTGTTGGGCTCATACAATGGTCATGTATGCCTGAGATTCCATCATATTGCTATAGgacttcacttggcaaatcaGAAAACTAAGTTAAATAATGATGAGCAATCCCTGATAAGAAGGTTGGAAACAAAGGTCTTACATAGGTTGGAATTAGATCCATTAGGAAGAGACATAGAAGGGATCCCTGAAGAAAAATCTTTATTCATAATCTCAAACTGATCCTGAAGAAGCTTGTTGAAGACCATTATTTGATTCTTAAGCATTAGCCTCATATAGTATGCCTTGAAAAACAAAGGATTTTGTTGCTCAAGTTGTCGCCAAACTGAAAATAACAGGAAAAAAAGCACCAATTAGATAGCAATCATAAGAGATTTCTTTAAGAAAAATCCTGAGAGAATGAGTAAAACAAATGGAACTT is part of the Sorghum bicolor cultivar BTx623 chromosome 10, Sorghum_bicolor_NCBIv3, whole genome shotgun sequence genome and harbors:
- the LOC8064955 gene encoding uncharacterized protein LOC8064955 isoform X2 → MASEEVLHKVQNLIERCLQMYMNQKEVVDALSQHSKIEPCITELVWRQLEQQNPLFFKAYYMRLMLKNQIMVFNKLLQDQFEIMNKDFSSGIPSMSLPNGSNSNLLKQNPCFLPETAPGSAMPDGIMHNGSSSGIINGTPSGNQLLNASKDLHGLHNGIDASTSLQSDQNATTVLYGVDNETSATIKTESCYSSNADFAFCGNTFLESCQSIGDASGGGSFSSSELNGQPLNESILDMESSSFSFLNQMPQNFIFSDLADDFNQSAEITPFLTPETNFSDSTGGEHTG
- the LOC8064955 gene encoding uncharacterized protein LOC8064955 isoform X1; translation: MASEEVLHKVQNLIERCLQMYMNQKEVVDALSQHSKIEPCITELVWRQLEQQNPLFFKAYYMRLMLKNQIMVFNKLLQDQFEIMNKDFSSGIPSMSLPNGSNSNLLKQNPCFLPETAPGSAMPDGIMHNGSSSGIINGTPSGNQLLNASKDLHGLHNGIDASTSLQSDQNATTVLYGVDNETSATIKTESCYSSNADFAFCGNTFLESCQSIGDASGGGSFSSSELNGQPLNESILDMESSSFSFLNQMPQNFIFSDLADDFNQSAVFPEITPFLTPETNFSDSTGGEHTG